Proteins from a genomic interval of Phycisphaerae bacterium:
- the aroF gene encoding 3-deoxy-7-phosphoheptulonate synthase: MIVVMKSGCTPQDVQHVVQLLRERGLKDHVIVGTDRTVVAAIGDKRQIDMSAIENAPMVDRLVPILSPYKVASKEVKGEPSVISIGQGATIGGKKLCVIAGPCSVEDEIQIMASAHAVKAAGAVGLRGGAFKPRTNPYEFQGLGEEGLKLLRKAGEETGLAVVTEVMSIDQVELVAEYADVLQIGTRNMHNFNLLVAAGRTKKPVMLKRGWSATLNEFLLAAEYVMNEGNTSVILCERGIRTHETYVRNTLALGIIPAIKRESHLPIVIDPSQGTGHAYMVPAMSRAAIAAGADGLLIEVHPDPEHALTDGAQSITPQVFADLMKQIAAIAPAIERTV, from the coding sequence ATGATCGTTGTCATGAAGTCCGGTTGCACACCGCAGGACGTTCAACACGTCGTCCAGCTTTTGCGCGAACGGGGGTTGAAGGACCACGTGATCGTCGGAACCGATCGCACCGTTGTAGCGGCGATCGGCGACAAACGGCAGATCGACATGAGCGCGATCGAAAACGCTCCGATGGTCGATCGGCTGGTGCCGATCCTGTCGCCGTACAAAGTGGCGAGCAAGGAGGTTAAGGGCGAGCCTTCGGTGATTTCGATCGGCCAGGGCGCGACGATCGGGGGGAAGAAGCTCTGCGTGATCGCCGGACCGTGCAGCGTGGAAGATGAAATACAGATCATGGCGTCGGCGCACGCCGTGAAGGCGGCAGGCGCGGTGGGTCTGCGCGGCGGGGCCTTTAAGCCGCGGACAAATCCATACGAGTTTCAGGGACTGGGCGAAGAGGGCCTCAAGCTGCTGCGCAAGGCCGGCGAAGAAACGGGCCTGGCTGTCGTGACCGAAGTGATGAGCATCGATCAGGTAGAGTTGGTGGCCGAGTACGCCGACGTGCTCCAGATCGGGACGCGAAACATGCACAATTTCAATCTGCTCGTCGCCGCGGGACGCACGAAAAAGCCGGTCATGCTAAAGCGCGGCTGGAGTGCGACGCTGAACGAATTCCTTCTGGCCGCCGAGTACGTCATGAATGAAGGCAACACGAGCGTCATCCTCTGCGAGCGCGGGATTCGCACCCACGAGACCTATGTTCGCAACACGCTGGCGCTGGGGATCATCCCGGCGATAAAGCGCGAGTCACACCTGCCGATCGTGATTGATCCCTCGCAAGGGACGGGCCACGCCTACATGGTTCCGGCCATGAGCCGCGCGGCAATCGCGGCCGGGGCGGATGGCCTCCTCATCGAAGTTCATCCCGATCCCGAGCACGCGCTCACCGATGGCGCGCAGTCCATCACGCCCCAGGTCTTCGCCGACCTCATGAAGCAGATCGCGGCGATCGCTCCGGCCATTGAGCGGACCGTCTAG
- the lat gene encoding L-lysine 6-transaminase, whose amino-acid sequence MKTDTLTRRNESTPMPTVAPGEVVPELKKHILVDGFELVVDVANSQGSYFRDAATGRTLIDLYSFYASMPLGFNHPYFEHPEVREDLLDAALVKVANSDVYTPQFARFVQTFERVVGVPGLDRYFFIEGGALAVENALKAAMDWKVQKNMAAGRGEIGTEILHFRKAFHGRSGYTMSLTNTDPTKTKWYAKFDWPRVTNPHLDFSMAEPARTAKVVADEKAAEAEILAAIKVRPHRICAIILEPIQCEGGDNHFRREWFQTLRRLCNENDMLLIFDEVQTGMCMSGRTWCWQHYDVMPDLMAFGKKAQVCGIMAGKRLDEVPTNVFRVSSRINSTWGGNLTDMVRSTHYLNIIERENLAENARVIGEKFLAQLQNLAAEEPIISAVRGRGLLMAFDLPDTETRNRFWKGCFEAGLLVLRCGERSVRLRPALDVKANIVGESIAVMRDVLRRMRA is encoded by the coding sequence ATGAAGACGGATACGCTTACTCGAAGAAATGAATCAACGCCGATGCCGACGGTCGCGCCGGGCGAGGTCGTGCCGGAACTAAAAAAACACATCCTGGTGGATGGGTTCGAACTGGTCGTCGATGTCGCAAACAGCCAAGGCAGTTACTTTCGTGACGCGGCGACCGGACGGACGCTGATCGATCTGTACAGCTTCTATGCCTCGATGCCGCTGGGTTTCAATCATCCCTATTTCGAGCACCCGGAGGTCCGCGAGGACCTCTTGGACGCCGCGCTGGTGAAGGTCGCCAACTCCGACGTGTACACGCCGCAGTTCGCGCGATTCGTGCAGACCTTCGAGCGCGTGGTCGGCGTGCCGGGGCTGGACCGGTACTTTTTCATCGAAGGCGGGGCGTTGGCGGTGGAGAACGCCCTCAAGGCCGCGATGGACTGGAAGGTCCAGAAGAACATGGCCGCCGGTCGTGGGGAGATCGGCACCGAAATCCTGCACTTCCGCAAGGCCTTCCACGGTCGCAGCGGCTACACGATGTCGCTTACCAACACGGACCCGACCAAGACGAAGTGGTATGCGAAGTTCGACTGGCCGCGGGTGACGAATCCGCACCTCGACTTTTCGATGGCCGAGCCGGCGCGGACAGCGAAAGTCGTGGCCGATGAGAAGGCCGCCGAGGCGGAGATTCTCGCGGCGATCAAGGTTCGACCGCACCGGATCTGCGCGATCATCCTCGAGCCGATTCAGTGCGAGGGCGGGGACAATCACTTCCGCCGGGAATGGTTCCAAACTCTGCGGCGGCTGTGCAACGAGAACGACATGCTGCTGATCTTCGATGAGGTGCAGACAGGGATGTGCATGAGCGGCCGGACGTGGTGCTGGCAGCATTACGACGTCATGCCCGACCTCATGGCCTTCGGCAAGAAAGCCCAGGTCTGCGGGATCATGGCCGGCAAACGGCTGGACGAAGTGCCGACCAACGTCTTCCGCGTCTCCAGCCGGATCAACTCGACATGGGGCGGAAACCTGACGGACATGGTCCGCTCGACGCATTACCTGAACATCATCGAGCGGGAGAATCTGGCGGAGAACGCCAGGGTCATCGGCGAAAAGTTCCTCGCACAGCTTCAGAACCTCGCGGCGGAGGAGCCGATCATCTCGGCGGTCCGCGGTCGCGGGCTCCTGATGGCGTTTGACCTGCCGGATACCGAGACGCGCAATCGATTTTGGAAGGGCTGCTTCGAGGCGGGGCTGCTCGTGCTGCGCTGCGGCGAGCGATCGGTGCGCCTGCGGCCGGCCCTCGATGTAAAGGCGAACATCGTTGGCGAGTCGATCGCGGTGATGCGCGACGTGCTGCGGCGGATGCGGGCCTAG
- a CDS encoding prepilin-type N-terminal cleavage/methylation domain-containing protein, with protein MLSRNRKSTGFTLIELLVVISIIAVLISILLPALSSALLQARKIRDQANLKSMGTLAQTYASEDPKGIIGPVHPEYNNFWYEGYAEYGGGAGTMNFVNWGEEFDPRTRPFNRLIYGPRGIVANTAPGDRGVFQEFQCPGNELGWQEWPGFGTDPRETESSYYKANGTAYRMNNVTFDDGNVLGTYGRSVTQIPDASVTIGFMESRVFQTLWTNEVWGIVEPGELTGYHGKLGFFNIVYTDGHADFKDFGNGTYYQHIIWENHSEWNEYDMRGSWGRFDCLPNPPIGEL; from the coding sequence ATGTTATCCCGCAATCGCAAGTCGACGGGTTTCACGCTAATCGAGCTGTTGGTGGTGATATCCATCATCGCGGTGTTGATCAGCATACTTCTCCCCGCGCTCTCCAGCGCATTACTGCAAGCCCGCAAAATCCGCGACCAGGCGAACCTCAAGTCGATGGGTACGCTTGCTCAGACCTATGCCAGCGAGGACCCTAAAGGCATCATCGGTCCGGTCCACCCCGAGTACAACAACTTCTGGTACGAGGGCTACGCCGAATACGGCGGCGGGGCGGGGACCATGAACTTCGTCAATTGGGGCGAGGAATTCGATCCACGTACGCGACCGTTCAATCGACTGATTTACGGCCCGCGGGGCATTGTGGCCAACACGGCGCCGGGGGATCGCGGCGTGTTTCAGGAGTTTCAGTGCCCTGGGAATGAACTGGGCTGGCAGGAATGGCCGGGATTCGGGACCGATCCTCGCGAGACGGAATCGTCTTATTATAAGGCCAATGGCACCGCCTATCGCATGAACAACGTCACATTTGACGACGGAAATGTCTTAGGGACTTACGGCCGGTCGGTGACCCAGATCCCGGACGCATCTGTCACCATCGGATTCATGGAGTCGAGAGTCTTTCAGACGCTCTGGACGAACGAAGTCTGGGGTATCGTCGAACCCGGAGAGTTGACCGGCTATCACGGAAAGCTCGGCTTTTTCAACATCGTCTACACGGACGGGCACGCCGATTTCAAGGATTTTGGAAACGGCACCTATTACCAGCACATCATCTGGGAAAACCACTCCGAGTGGAACGAGTACGATATGCGCGGAAGCTGGGGACGATTCGATTGTCTCCCGAACCCGCCCATCGGAGAACTCTAA
- a CDS encoding SPFH domain-containing protein has product MASEFERVPRNGWALLVVMLVLSIGVIAGQIWSIYDCVQQVKQHTLTSGFWLGMHITGWALAILIVFILWFGFFTLEPNTAAVLLLFGEYKGTAHRQGFHWANPFYHRIKVSLRARNLNSEKLKVNDQRGNPIEIAAVVVWRVKDTARAVFDVDDYTHYVSIQSESAVRHLASSYPYDSHQEELSLRGSMDEVSRALQAELEERLSKAGVIVDEARLAHLAYAPEIAGAMLRRQQAEAIVAARTRIVEGACGMVQMALAHIEKDKIADLDPERKAAMISNLLVVLCSEQAAQPVVNAGTLYTG; this is encoded by the coding sequence ATGGCATCGGAATTTGAGCGCGTCCCACGGAATGGTTGGGCTTTACTGGTCGTGATGCTCGTCCTTTCCATCGGCGTGATCGCCGGACAGATCTGGTCGATCTACGACTGCGTCCAGCAAGTCAAGCAGCATACGCTGACGTCGGGGTTCTGGCTGGGAATGCACATCACCGGCTGGGCGCTGGCGATTCTGATCGTCTTCATCCTATGGTTCGGATTCTTCACGCTCGAGCCGAATACCGCCGCCGTACTTCTGCTCTTCGGCGAGTACAAAGGCACGGCCCACCGGCAGGGGTTTCACTGGGCCAACCCCTTCTACCACCGGATCAAGGTCTCGCTGCGGGCGCGGAACCTGAACAGCGAAAAGCTCAAGGTCAACGACCAGCGCGGCAATCCGATCGAGATCGCGGCGGTCGTCGTGTGGCGGGTGAAGGATACAGCGCGGGCCGTGTTCGACGTGGATGACTACACGCATTACGTCTCCATCCAGAGCGAGTCGGCAGTGCGGCACCTGGCCAGCAGCTATCCCTACGACAGCCACCAGGAAGAGCTGTCGCTGCGCGGGAGCATGGACGAGGTCTCGCGGGCCCTGCAGGCAGAATTGGAAGAGCGCTTGTCCAAGGCCGGCGTGATCGTCGATGAGGCGCGGCTGGCCCACCTGGCCTACGCCCCGGAGATTGCGGGAGCGATGCTGCGGCGGCAGCAGGCCGAGGCGATCGTCGCCGCGCGGACGCGAATCGTCGAAGGCGCGTGCGGCATGGTGCAGATGGCCCTGGCGCACATCGAGAAGGACAAGATCGCCGACCTCGATCCCGAGCGCAAGGCGGCGATGATCAGCAACCTGCTGGTGGTGCTCTGCAGCGAGCAGGCGGCCCAGCCGGTCGTGAACGCGGGGACGCTGTATACGGGTTGA
- a CDS encoding PEP-CTERM sorting domain-containing protein yields the protein MSTTIHQLSIDAGSRFVSKKGLTLYLFEPQRMEGLSTFLFAAMTLAIGVPSSIASADVWSVSNLHPAIATFSEAYSASDGMQVGQASIGGQYHASLWSGSADSWVDLDPAGSTESYANGVSGSQQVGYALVGGHYRASLWSGSAISWVDLSPSGSTDSSANGIFGGHQVGEVLVGNQYHASLWNGTAASWVDLNPVGSVDSRAIGVGDGQQVGYASVGGQFRASLWSGSADSWVDLSPVGSNESYAYGVSSGQQVGRVVVGGQYRAGLWSNSAASWVDLNPAGSLWSIAFGVWGKQQVGEAAVGGYGRASLWSGSAASWFDLGALLPADFTISSARGIWSDANFTYVVGYGFNTVSGRNEALLWTQAIPEPGAVALFGLGYLLVAMRRRRARRFV from the coding sequence ATGTCCACGACAATACACCAACTCAGTATTGATGCCGGGTCGCGTTTTGTCTCAAAGAAGGGGCTAACGCTTTATTTGTTCGAGCCGCAGCGAATGGAAGGGTTATCCACATTCCTGTTTGCCGCGATGACGCTCGCCATAGGCGTACCGTCGTCCATAGCGAGCGCTGATGTGTGGTCTGTGAGCAATCTCCACCCTGCCATCGCAACATTTTCCGAGGCCTACAGTGCGAGCGATGGCATGCAGGTGGGTCAAGCATCTATAGGAGGCCAGTACCACGCCAGCTTGTGGAGCGGCAGCGCCGACTCATGGGTTGACCTCGACCCCGCAGGATCAACGGAGTCGTATGCCAATGGAGTGAGCGGAAGTCAGCAGGTGGGCTATGCCTTGGTGGGCGGACATTATCGCGCTAGTTTGTGGAGCGGGTCCGCCATTTCATGGGTGGATCTTTCCCCTTCCGGGTCGACGGATTCTTCAGCCAACGGAATATTCGGCGGCCACCAAGTCGGAGAAGTCTTGGTGGGCAATCAGTATCACGCTAGCCTTTGGAACGGCACGGCCGCTTCTTGGGTTGATCTCAACCCTGTAGGGTCGGTAGATTCACGTGCCATCGGCGTGGGCGACGGCCAGCAGGTGGGCTACGCCTCCGTGGGCGGCCAGTTTCGTGCCAGTCTGTGGAGCGGTTCCGCTGATTCGTGGGTAGACCTTTCTCCAGTGGGGTCAAACGAGTCCTACGCTTATGGTGTGAGCAGCGGACAACAGGTAGGTCGAGTGGTCGTGGGTGGACAATATCGCGCAGGCCTTTGGAGCAACTCTGCCGCGTCGTGGGTGGACCTCAACCCCGCCGGCTCGCTCTGGTCGATCGCCTTTGGTGTGTGGGGCAAGCAGCAAGTAGGCGAAGCTGCAGTGGGTGGCTATGGTCGCGCCAGTCTATGGAGTGGGAGTGCCGCGTCGTGGTTTGACCTAGGCGCATTGCTTCCTGCAGACTTCACCATTTCAAGTGCTCGAGGCATCTGGAGCGATGCCAATTTCACCTACGTGGTTGGGTACGGCTTCAACACGGTGAGCGGCCGTAATGAAGCTTTGCTGTGGACGCAGGCGATCCCCGAGCCGGGCGCGGTGGCGTTGTTTGGGTTGGGGTACTTGCTCGTCGCGATGAGGCGGCGGAGGGCCCGTCGGTTTGTTTGA
- a CDS encoding YceI family protein produces MRVRPDDRNLARPVEPMEVHPMKCQIRLFCLTAAVLSGIAFLAPDALFAGPAGPGRRKAPKPASPAATPSTTGFEVGPDEMANYQVDPKSSINEVVFTSTAPKETIKGKTTKATGHLDLNPRKLDSVAGSFAVAWADVDTGNKTRNEHMMDAPWVNAKSHPKIEFTVTSLELSKTKPKPGKEGQALKGKLIGTMSINGKDKEMKIPVTLAYVPAGKDKDGKDVTEGIGVKARFSIALADFDIKGKGVGQAVAKSQKVKVSLFLAKSDGKSEDKPSGDEKKDEKKDGETKES; encoded by the coding sequence ATGCGGGTTCGGCCTGACGATCGAAACCTCGCGCGACCGGTCGAGCCAATGGAGGTTCATCCCATGAAATGCCAGATTCGCTTGTTTTGTCTGACGGCCGCGGTTCTATCCGGGATTGCCTTCTTGGCACCGGACGCACTCTTCGCCGGCCCGGCGGGACCTGGTCGGAGAAAGGCCCCCAAGCCAGCGTCGCCGGCGGCAACGCCATCCACAACGGGCTTCGAGGTCGGCCCGGACGAGATGGCGAATTATCAGGTCGACCCGAAGTCGTCCATCAACGAGGTGGTGTTCACCTCGACGGCGCCGAAGGAAACGATCAAGGGCAAGACGACGAAGGCGACGGGGCACCTGGACCTGAATCCACGTAAGCTCGACTCGGTCGCCGGAAGCTTCGCGGTTGCGTGGGCCGATGTCGATACCGGGAACAAGACGCGCAACGAACACATGATGGATGCCCCGTGGGTCAACGCGAAGTCGCACCCCAAGATCGAATTCACCGTCACGTCGCTGGAGCTGTCGAAAACGAAGCCGAAGCCGGGCAAGGAAGGCCAGGCCCTGAAGGGCAAGTTGATCGGCACGATGTCGATAAACGGCAAGGACAAGGAGATGAAGATCCCGGTCACGCTGGCGTATGTCCCGGCCGGCAAGGACAAGGACGGAAAGGACGTGACCGAGGGCATCGGCGTGAAGGCGCGGTTCTCGATCGCCCTGGCGGATTTCGACATCAAGGGCAAGGGCGTTGGCCAGGCCGTGGCCAAGTCGCAGAAGGTCAAGGTGTCGCTGTTTCTGGCCAAGTCGGACGGGAAATCGGAAGACAAACCGAGCGGGGACGAAAAGAAGGACGAGAAAAAGGACGGGGAAACAAAAGAGAGCTGA
- a CDS encoding Arc family DNA-binding protein — MADKKAILLRIPQDLWDQLNRWARADLRSLNAQIEFLLRDAVRKRSGRPPENANAPKESGSEAP, encoded by the coding sequence ATGGCGGACAAGAAGGCCATCCTGCTGCGAATCCCGCAGGACTTGTGGGATCAGTTGAACCGCTGGGCGCGGGCGGACCTGCGGAGCCTTAATGCGCAGATTGAGTTCTTGCTGCGCGATGCTGTGAGGAAGAGATCTGGCCGACCGCCGGAGAACGCAAACGCACCAAAGGAGAGCGGCTCCGAGGCGCCCTAG
- a CDS encoding ABC transporter ATP-binding protein — translation MTFQPFDFSLPDMLRFENVAKVYERRGRPTRALDGLSLDIQRGEFVAVVGPSGSGKSTFLHLAAALDLPTTGRVFIEGRDTTVLSEEQRTELRRYRIGLVFQFFNLLPNLPLDRNIAIPLLLDGRRFGAVRPMVDALIERIGLADRASAYPDELSGGEMQRVAIARALITDPALLLADEPTGNLDSATSSEIMNMIRQTAHDTRRTTVLVTHDAQVAALADRVIRIRDGRVEASASASLAEVESP, via the coding sequence TTGACTTTTCAACCCTTTGACTTTTCACTCCCCGATATGCTCCGTTTTGAGAATGTTGCCAAGGTGTATGAGCGGCGCGGGAGGCCGACGCGGGCCCTGGATGGCCTCTCCCTGGATATTCAGCGCGGCGAATTCGTCGCCGTCGTCGGTCCCAGCGGTTCGGGAAAGAGCACCTTTCTTCACCTGGCCGCGGCGCTCGACCTGCCGACGACCGGCCGGGTCTTCATCGAAGGCCGTGATACCACGGTCCTGTCTGAAGAACAGCGTACCGAATTGCGCCGCTATCGCATTGGCCTGGTCTTTCAGTTCTTCAATCTGCTCCCGAACCTTCCGCTGGATCGCAACATCGCCATCCCCCTGCTTCTCGACGGCCGGCGCTTCGGGGCCGTCCGCCCAATGGTCGATGCGTTGATTGAACGCATCGGGCTCGCCGACCGGGCCAGCGCCTATCCCGACGAATTGTCCGGCGGAGAGATGCAGCGCGTTGCGATCGCCCGGGCGCTGATCACCGATCCGGCGCTTCTGCTGGCAGACGAGCCGACAGGTAATCTCGACTCCGCCACCAGTTCGGAAATCATGAACATGATCCGCCAGACCGCCCACGACACGCGACGAACCACCGTGCTTGTCACGCACGACGCCCAGGTCGCTGCATTGGCGGATCGGGTGATTCGCATTCGCGACGGCCGCGTCGAGGCAAGCGCTTCGGCGTCGCTGGCGGAGGTCGAGTCTCCGTGA
- a CDS encoding carbohydrate binding domain-containing protein: MTNSALARRRWIIALSGVICNSMCRVSDAEPLRFGFLWHMHQPVYYPYESITQTQANGRYTFNVIDIHNQRFGPYSTWPRDAVQAGAGLPHLGASVSFSGSLIENLNALAAAGVNGGMWTNWFNGYRQGIALATTLGNPRLDLVAFGYHHPLLSLLDVQDMRMQIKLHKHVYGQAWAGGPAYSAGMFPPETAFSTRIIPALVAEGVEWVLVDNIHFDRACAGYPHTNASCIYAPNAADQINPDPATTGGAWVQLNNLWAPSQVSAPFGYQPHLAEYVDPSTGEIAQIIAVPAARYEGNEDGRGGYGAFLYDQVMDAYLAYNNDPAHPMFVVLHHDGDNYGGGTDAYYHSNFQNMISWVTSDPDYEATTVQDYLDRFPVAAGDVIHIENGAWAGADCGDPEFKKWLGDPNGSGWSPDRNSWAVLTAAKNRVFMAEAIAPAVSMQNVMTGGGTNTEKAWHYLLCSEASDYWYWDSSGEPWDSNVTRGCNQAVSFADSVIAGQTDTTPPTVFVPQREPYNPGGIEWGPSVEPSDFEVWTYADDVSGLTSVTLKWRVDGDGLNPIASIQNETYAGGPEVGVWNSAAMSVTPPPTVPANILAATYRASRYAAMITGQQDVLIDYYVETLDGAGNLARTDIQHVYVGTTATGGGDVVEVAPDPPLAGQNVTVRYDPAGRPLAGAGTVKMHYGFNTWNPVISPDPTMTWNAGISRWEMTVAVLGSATQLDVVFNNGAGTWDNNGGQDWHFAVQGGAPELGWTMDGQRDADASLVAQNGAMSLYAGVRGTKLYVAAPDAGEGNDHFILVAAVPGALRAAPWAKAGQVADWSAFLADENNNDYEGWFDQGAGVPVQAMTGANGGYLEGTIDLAAELGAMPDQVYLAFLPYTNNDGGTLVSGSQVPASINANGTVEAGEYVLFQTYLRGDLNADWSVDLLDVSGFVEVLLGNDIDTAHFRAADMDGGGEANGADIAAFAATIMAP; the protein is encoded by the coding sequence ATGACCAATAGCGCATTAGCACGTCGTCGGTGGATCATCGCCCTCAGCGGCGTGATCTGCAATTCAATGTGCCGCGTTTCGGATGCCGAGCCCCTCCGCTTCGGCTTCCTATGGCACATGCACCAGCCGGTTTATTACCCCTACGAGTCCATCACGCAGACGCAGGCCAACGGGCGGTACACCTTCAACGTCATCGACATCCACAACCAGCGGTTTGGGCCGTACTCGACGTGGCCGCGCGACGCCGTCCAAGCCGGCGCCGGTTTGCCTCACCTCGGCGCATCGGTGAGCTTCAGCGGCTCGCTCATCGAGAATCTCAACGCCCTGGCCGCGGCAGGCGTCAACGGCGGGATGTGGACGAACTGGTTCAACGGCTATCGCCAGGGCATTGCGCTGGCGACCACGCTGGGCAACCCGCGGCTGGATTTGGTCGCGTTCGGCTATCACCACCCGCTCCTTTCTCTGCTCGACGTGCAGGACATGCGGATGCAGATCAAGCTGCACAAGCACGTGTATGGACAGGCGTGGGCGGGGGGACCGGCGTACAGTGCAGGCATGTTCCCTCCGGAGACGGCGTTCTCCACGCGGATCATCCCGGCGCTCGTCGCCGAGGGTGTCGAGTGGGTGCTCGTCGACAACATCCATTTCGATCGGGCGTGCGCCGGATACCCGCACACCAACGCGTCATGTATTTACGCGCCGAACGCGGCGGATCAGATCAACCCGGATCCGGCGACGACCGGTGGGGCGTGGGTGCAGCTCAACAACCTCTGGGCGCCCAGCCAGGTCAGCGCGCCGTTCGGCTATCAGCCGCATCTCGCGGAGTATGTCGATCCCTCGACGGGAGAGATCGCGCAGATCATTGCCGTGCCGGCGGCGCGCTACGAGGGCAACGAGGACGGCCGCGGCGGCTACGGGGCGTTTCTCTACGATCAGGTGATGGATGCGTATCTCGCGTACAACAACGACCCGGCCCACCCGATGTTTGTCGTGCTGCACCACGATGGTGACAACTACGGCGGCGGGACGGACGCATATTATCACAGCAATTTTCAGAACATGATCTCGTGGGTGACCAGCGATCCGGACTACGAGGCCACAACGGTGCAGGACTATCTCGATCGCTTCCCGGTCGCGGCGGGCGACGTGATCCACATTGAAAACGGCGCCTGGGCAGGGGCGGATTGCGGCGACCCGGAGTTCAAAAAGTGGCTGGGCGATCCGAACGGGAGCGGCTGGAGCCCGGATCGCAACAGTTGGGCCGTTTTGACCGCGGCGAAGAACCGCGTGTTCATGGCGGAGGCGATCGCGCCGGCGGTGAGCATGCAAAACGTCATGACCGGCGGCGGGACGAATACGGAGAAGGCCTGGCACTATCTGCTTTGCTCCGAAGCGAGCGACTATTGGTACTGGGATAGCAGCGGCGAACCGTGGGACAGCAACGTGACGCGCGGATGCAATCAGGCTGTGTCTTTTGCGGATTCGGTGATCGCCGGGCAGACGGACACGACGCCGCCGACGGTCTTCGTTCCGCAGCGCGAGCCCTACAACCCCGGCGGTATCGAATGGGGTCCGTCGGTGGAGCCTTCGGATTTCGAGGTATGGACCTACGCCGACGACGTGAGCGGTTTGACGAGTGTTACGTTGAAATGGCGAGTCGATGGCGACGGCCTCAATCCGATCGCCTCGATTCAGAACGAAACCTATGCGGGCGGGCCGGAGGTCGGGGTGTGGAATAGCGCGGCCATGAGCGTGACACCGCCGCCGACGGTGCCGGCGAATATTCTTGCCGCCACGTATCGAGCGTCGCGTTACGCGGCGATGATCACGGGGCAGCAGGACGTGCTGATCGATTATTACGTCGAGACGCTGGACGGCGCGGGGAACCTGGCGCGGACCGACATTCAGCATGTTTATGTCGGAACGACGGCGACCGGCGGCGGCGACGTGGTCGAGGTCGCCCCCGATCCGCCACTGGCGGGGCAGAATGTCACGGTGCGTTACGACCCCGCGGGACGGCCGCTCGCCGGGGCCGGGACGGTCAAGATGCATTATGGGTTCAATACCTGGAACCCCGTCATCTCACCGGATCCGACCATGACATGGAATGCGGGGATTTCGCGCTGGGAGATGACCGTTGCCGTGCTGGGCAGTGCGACGCAGCTCGATGTGGTCTTCAACAACGGCGCGGGGACCTGGGACAACAATGGCGGGCAGGATTGGCACTTTGCCGTGCAGGGCGGCGCGCCGGAACTCGGGTGGACGATGGACGGGCAGCGCGATGCCGACGCCAGTCTCGTCGCACAGAACGGCGCGATGTCGCTTTACGCCGGCGTGCGCGGCACGAAGTTGTATGTCGCCGCGCCGGATGCGGGCGAGGGCAACGATCATTTCATCCTCGTCGCGGCCGTGCCGGGCGCACTGCGGGCGGCGCCGTGGGCCAAGGCTGGTCAGGTCGCGGATTGGAGCGCGTTCCTGGCGGACGAGAACAACAACGACTACGAAGGCTGGTTCGATCAGGGCGCGGGTGTGCCGGTGCAAGCCATGACCGGGGCGAACGGAGGCTATCTCGAAGGGACGATCGATCTGGCGGCCGAGTTGGGCGCGATGCCGGATCAGGTGTACCTCGCATTCTTGCCATATACGAACAACGACGGCGGTACGCTCGTGTCGGGGAGCCAGGTACCGGCCTCGATCAACGCCAATGGAACCGTCGAGGCCGGTGAGTACGTCTTGTTTCAGACGTACTTGCGCGGCGACCTCAACGCCGACTGGAGCGTCGATCTGCTTGACGTGTCGGGCTTCGTTGAGGTCTTGCTGGGCAACGACATTGATACGGCACATTTCCGGGCGGCGGACATGGACGGCGGGGGAGAAGCTAACGGCGCGGACATCGCGGCGTTCGCGGCGACTATCATGGCCCCGTAG